One Deltaproteobacteria bacterium genomic window, ACTCAAGTTGCACCAATGCGGGTTGCCGAAGAAAATGGCGCTCGAACTCTTCAAGCCGTTTATTTACAGCAAGCTGCAACTGCGCGGCCTGGCGACGACCATTAAAAGTGCGAAGCGCTTCGTGGAACGCGAAGTCCCCGAGGTCTGGGACGCGTTGGAAGAAGTGATTCGTGAACATCCGGTCATGCTCAACCGTGCACCGACATTGCACCGTTTGGGTATCCAAGCGTTCGAGCCGGTCTTGATTGAAGGCCGCGCCATCCAGCTGCACCCGTTGGTCTGCGTGGCCTACAACGCCGATTTCGACGGTGACCAAATGGCCGTCCACGTGCCGCTCTCAATGGAGGCGCAAGTCGAAACGCGTGTCTTGATGATGTCGACCAACAACATCCTCTCGCCCGCTAATGGCCGTCCGATCATCACGCCGACCCAAGATATGATCTTGGGGCTGTATTATCTGACTCGTGAAAAGGTCTTCGGCAAAGGCGAAGGCCGTCGTTTCTCCTCCATCGACGAAGTCCATATTGCTTACGATCACGGCGAAGTGGAATTGCACAGCAAGATCACGTTGCGGTTGCCCTCCGGCAAGCGGGTCGAAACCACTGTCGGTCGTTCGTTGCTTGCCGAGGTGTTGCCGTCCGGACTCGATTTCAGCGTCATCAATCGTGTCATGGACAAAAAAGCGGTCGGCGCATTGATCGACAACTGTTATCGTTCCTGCGGAGAGAAAGAGACCGTGTTGTTGGCCGATCGGATCCGCACGCTGGGATTTGCGCACGCCACCAAGGCCGGGATCTCCATCTGCATCGACGACTTGGTCATTCCGGACAACAAGGAAAAGGTGTTGGGCGCCGCGATCGCCGAAGTTCGCGAAGTGGAAGAACAGTACGCCGAAGGCTTGATCACGTCCGGAGAGAAATATAATAAAGTCGTCGATATCTGGGCCGAGACCACGGAAAAAGTGGCCGGCGAGATGATGCAGAAAATTCGGCTCGAAAAAATCACCGGGCCGGGTGGGGAAGTCAAAGAACAACTGAGCTTCAATCCGTTGCTGATTATGGCCGATTCCGGCGCCCGCGGCTCCGCGCAACAGCTGCGGCAGTTGGCGGGAATGCGCGGCTTGATGGCCAAGCCATCGGGAGAAATCATCGAGACCCCGATCATGGCGAATTTCCGCGAGGGCCTGAACGTGTTGCAGTACTTTATTTCCACCCACGGTGCCCGCAAAGGCTTGGCGGATACCGCGTTGAAGACGGCGAACTCCGGCTATCTTACGCGGCGGTTGGTCGATGTCGCACAAGACGCCGTCGTGATGTTGCTCGACTGCGGCACGCTCGATGGCATCACGATGAGCTCGTTGGTCGAAGGCGGCGAAGTCATCGAACGCCTCGGCGACCGCATCCTCGGACGCGTCACGCTCAAAGATGTCCGGGACCCGATCACCGACGCCGTGTTGGTGCCTGCGGGAACGGAATTGAATGAAGAACTGGTGATGGCAATCGAAGAAGCGGGGATCGAAAAAGTCGAGATCCGCTCGGTGTTGACGTGCCAACTACAGCACGGCATTTGTGCCAAATGTTACGGACGCGATCTGGCGCGCGGTCACGTGGTCGGGAACGGCGAGGCAGTCGGCGTGATTGCCGCCCAGTCGATCGGCGAACCGGGCACCCAGCTCACCATGCGGACCTTCCACATCGGTGGTGCGGCCAGTCGTCGCGTGGAACAGTCCACGTTGGAAATCCGCCATGCCGGTGTCGCGCGCCTCCAGGGCGTGCATACGGTCGTGAACAAAGAAGGCCGTTCGGTCGTGATGAATCGGAACGGGGAACTCGTGATTGTCGATGCGACTGGTCGGGAGCGCGAACGGCATAAGTTGAATTACGGCGCGTTCCTGAACCTCGGCGAAGGCAGCGCTGTGAAGCCTGGTCAACTGGTCGCGGAATGGGATCCCTACACGGTGCCGATCCTGACGGAAGTCGATGGCGTCGCGGCCTACGGCGACCTCGT contains:
- the rpoC gene encoding DNA-directed RNA polymerase subunit beta', producing GNRPEWMMLEVIPVLPPDLRPLVPLDGGRFATSDLNDLYRRVINRNNRLKRLMELNAPEIIVRNEKRMLQEAVDALFDNGRRTRPFTGPNRRPLRSLSDMLKGKQGRFRQNLLGKRVDYSGRSVIVVGPELKLHQCGLPKKMALELFKPFIYSKLQLRGLATTIKSAKRFVEREVPEVWDALEEVIREHPVMLNRAPTLHRLGIQAFEPVLIEGRAIQLHPLVCVAYNADFDGDQMAVHVPLSMEAQVETRVLMMSTNNILSPANGRPIITPTQDMILGLYYLTREKVFGKGEGRRFSSIDEVHIAYDHGEVELHSKITLRLPSGKRVETTVGRSLLAEVLPSGLDFSVINRVMDKKAVGALIDNCYRSCGEKETVLLADRIRTLGFAHATKAGISICIDDLVIPDNKEKVLGAAIAEVREVEEQYAEGLITSGEKYNKVVDIWAETTEKVAGEMMQKIRLEKITGPGGEVKEQLSFNPLLIMADSGARGSAQQLRQLAGMRGLMAKPSGEIIETPIMANFREGLNVLQYFISTHGARKGLADTALKTANSGYLTRRLVDVAQDAVVMLLDCGTLDGITMSSLVEGGEVIERLGDRILGRVTLKDVRDPITDAVLVPAGTELNEELVMAIEEAGIEKVEIRSVLTCQLQHGICAKCYGRDLARGHVVGNGEAVGVIAAQSIGEPGTQLTMRTFHIGGAASRRVEQSTLEIRHAGVARLQGVHTVVNKEGRSVVMNRNGELVIVDATGRERERHKLNYGAFLNLGEGSAVKPGQLVAEWDPYTVPILTEVDGVAAYGDLVEGLTVSEQVDEVTGLSRKVVISSKDPNMRPRVGINDANGQPQTLPHNKNEARYLLPVGAHIAVAEGDLVKAGDTIAKMPRETTKTKDITGGLPRVAELFEVRKPKECSIISEVDGVVSFGKDTKGKRKVLVTPEVGDPVEYLMPKGKHVTVHEGDQIRAGEPLMDGSSNPHDILRILGLKNLAKYLVDEIQEVYRLQGVRINDKHIEVIVRQMLRKVRITDPGDTMFLNDEQIEKGVFEEENAKMLKQKARPATAEPLLLGITKASLTTESFISAASFQETTRVLTEAAGAGRVDYLRGLKENVIMGRLIPAGTGTSRYRQIQVGLAGSETDSTPSAEELETRDFVEHREVAS